From the Brassica napus cultivar Da-Ae chromosome A8, Da-Ae, whole genome shotgun sequence genome, one window contains:
- the LOC106399779 gene encoding coumaroyl-CoA:anthocyanidin 3-O-glucoside-6''-O-coumaroyltransferase 1-like, with amino-acid sequence MAHLQSLNIIETSHISPSNGTVPSTTLPLTFFDAPWLTLPLGESLFFFSYQNSTEHFLKDYLPNLKQSLSTTLQHFFPYAGNLVTPPRPDPPYLRYNDGQDSLLFTVAESLGTDFDLLITDSPKDIKVLHDFLPKLPPPHVSPEGIQTRPVMVIQVTIFPGKGICIGNTSTHVAGDGVTFTHFMKYWMSLTKSNCKDPATLLLPSPPIHSCRNIIKDPGEVAAGHLERFWSQNSGKHGSHHTPKNMVRATFTLSRNQIDSLKSLVTEQSVNQSPVSTFVVTLAFTWVNLIKTLVGETEDKDEEVFNLMINVDCRNRLKLTEPIPTTYFGNCMAPGIVSVKKQDLLGEKGVLAASDAITWRIKDMLSSDLLKTAPSWGQGVRKWVMSRFPTSIAGAPKLGLYDMDFGLGKPCKMEMVHIETGGSIAFSESRDGSNGVDVGLALEKTKMDTFVSIWQQGIKKFNK; translated from the coding sequence ATGGCTCATCTTCAATCTCTTAACATCATTGAAACCAGTCACATCTCTCCCTCAAACGGCACCGTTCCATCCACCACTCTTCCTCTTACCTTTTTCGATGCACCGTGGCTCACTCTCCCACTCGGAgaatctctcttcttcttctcttaccAAAACTCAACCGAACATTTCCTCAAAGACTATCTCCCTAACCTCAAACAATCACTCTCCACCACTCTCCAACATTTCTTCCCTTACGCCGGTAACCTAGTCACCCCACCTCGTCCTGACCCTCCCTACTTACGCTACAACGATGGCCAAGACTCTCTTCTTTTCACAGTCGCTGAGTCTCTCGGAACTGATTTCGACCTTCTCATAACTGATTCTCCTAAAGACATCAAAGTGTTGCATGACTTCTTGCCCAAGTTACCTCCTCCTCATGTCTCTCCGGAGGGAATCCAGACACGGCCAGTAATGGTGATACAAGTCACTATCTTCCCTGGAAAAGGAATCTGCATAGGAAACACGTCTACCCATGTTGCAGGAGATGGAGTCACTTTCACTCACTTCATGAAGTATTGGATGTCACTGACCAAATCTAACTGTAAAGATCCTGCCACGCTTCTCCTACCCTCTCCGCCTATTCACAGCTGCAGAAACATTATCAAGGATCCAGGCGAGGTAGCCGCAGGACATTTGGAGAGGTTTTGGAGCCAAAACTCTGGAAAACACGGCTCACATCACACGCCTAAGAACATGGTCAGGGCTACTTTTACATTGAGCCGGAATCAGATAGACAGTCTCAAGAGTTTGGTTACAGAGCAGTCTGTGAATCAATCTCCTGTTTCAACCTTTGTGGTGACTCTAGCTTTCACTTGGGTGAACCTGATCAAGACACTTGTTGGTGAAACAGAGGACAAAGACGAAGAGGTCTTCAACTTGATGATTAATGTGGATTGCAGGAATCGTCTCAAGCTCACAGAACCAATACCAACCACATACTTTGGCAACTGTATGGCTCCTGGTATCGTATCTGTCAAGAAACAAGATTTGCTTGGAGAAAAAGGGGTTTTGGCTGCTTCAGACGCAATCACGTGGAGAATCAAAGATATGTTATCAAGCGATTTATTGAAAACAGCACCGAGTTGGGGACAAGGTGTGCGTAAATGGGTCATGTCACGTTTTCCAACTTCTATTGCAGGAGCTCCTAAACTGGGATTATATGATATGGATTTTGGGTTAGGAAAGCCTTGTAAAATGGAGATGGTGCACATTGAAACAGGTGGTTCCATTGCATTCTCAGAGTCAAGAGATGGGAGTAATGGTGTTGATGTTGGATTAGCACTGGAGAAGACGAAAATGGATACCTTTGTTTCGATTTGGCAACAGGGGATCAAAAAATTCAACAAGTAG